A region from the Buchnera aphidicola (Pemphigus populi) genome encodes:
- the rplI gene encoding 50S ribosomal protein L9, which yields MQVILLSTVKKLGNLGELVHVKSGYARNYLLPQGKAILATKRNIEIVESQKTKLREKIANKLNIAQSRASKIKLIESIIIRSKSGEEGKLFGSIGSRDIAEAITLLGVAVNKNEIRLPNGVLRHIGRHQVIFYPHNEVSLNINVDIVSNS from the coding sequence ATGCAGGTTATTCTTCTTTCTACAGTAAAAAAATTAGGTAATTTAGGTGAATTAGTTCATGTCAAATCAGGATATGCAAGAAACTATTTATTACCTCAAGGAAAAGCAATTTTAGCTACTAAAAGAAATATTGAGATTGTTGAATCTCAAAAAACAAAATTGAGAGAAAAGATAGCTAATAAGTTAAATATTGCTCAATCTAGAGCAAGCAAAATAAAATTAATAGAATCAATAATTATACGATCTAAATCTGGAGAAGAAGGTAAATTATTTGGGTCTATAGGATCCCGTGATATAGCAGAAGCAATAACATTGTTGGGGGTTGCTGTCAACAAAAATGAAATTCGTTTGCCAAATGGTGTACTACGTCATATAGGTAGACATCAAGTAATATTCTATCCTCATAATGAAGTAAGTTTAAATATTAATGTAGATATTGTTTCTAACTCTTAG
- the rpsR gene encoding 30S ribosomal protein S18, with protein MARYFRRRKFCRFTSEKIKEIDYKDISILRNYITESGKIVPSRITGTRAKYQRQLSRAIKIARYLSLLPYTDQHQ; from the coding sequence ATGGCGCGTTATTTTCGTCGTCGTAAATTTTGTAGATTTACTTCAGAAAAAATTAAAGAAATAGATTATAAAGATATTTCTATATTAAGAAATTATATTACTGAAAGTGGTAAAATTGTACCTAGTAGAATTACTGGCACTAGAGCTAAATATCAACGACAATTATCTCGTGCTATCAAAATAGCTCGTTATTTATCATTACTTCCTTATACCGATCAACATCAGTAA
- the rpsF gene encoding 30S ribosomal protein S6: MSYYEIIFMVHPDQSEHVPKMIEQYKKLIKKNNGTIYRLEDWGRRQLSYSINKLRKAHYVLMNIEVDSKFINTLSNDFRFNTAIIRNVILNMKKAIIEPSPMVKIKEEKIDKKEGILI; encoded by the coding sequence ATGAGTTATTATGAGATAATATTCATGGTTCATCCAGATCAAAGTGAACACGTACCAAAAATGATAGAACAATATAAAAAATTAATAAAAAAAAATAATGGCACCATATATCGATTAGAAGATTGGGGTAGACGTCAATTGTCCTATTCTATTAATAAATTGCGTAAAGCGCATTATGTGTTAATGAATATAGAAGTTGATTCTAAATTTATTAATACATTATCAAACGATTTTAGGTTTAACACCGCAATCATTCGTAATGTGATTTTAAATATGAAAAAAGCAATAATTGAACCATCTCCTATGGTCAAAATAAAAGAAGAAAAAATAGATAAAAAGGAAGGTATATTGATATAA